In Mixophyes fleayi isolate aMixFle1 chromosome 11, aMixFle1.hap1, whole genome shotgun sequence, one DNA window encodes the following:
- the RCC2 gene encoding protein RCC2 has translation MPRKKVTAGSGPGNGAARPGGRKKAAASGRKRDRDEFSSDDDDLDGSTGSDGGFQASNNKRGPGKGGGKSPAAAVIVTEPEHSKEKIKLEGSKAKGQLLIFGATNWDLIGRKEVPKQQAAYRNLGQNLWGPHRYGCLTGIQVRTVASGPCAAHSLLITTEGKLWSWGRNEKGQLGHGDIKRVDAPKLIESLKEEAFVYAACGRNHTLALTETGSVYGFGENKMGQLGLGNKTDAVSSPAQILYNGQPITKVACGAEFSMIMDCKGNLYSFGCPEYGQLGHNSDGKYIARAQRIEYDCELIPRRIAIFIEKTKDGQVLPVPNVVVRDIACGINHSLVLDSQKRVFSWGFGGYGRLGHTEQKDEMVPRLVKLFDFPGRGAAQIYAGSTCSFAVSEMGGLFFWGATNTSRDSTMYPKSVQDLCGWKVRNLACGKSSIIVAADESTISWGPSPTFGELGYGDNKAKSSTTAQEVKTLDGIYTEQVAMGHAHTLIVARDETEQDQEKLKKLPEYNPRTL, from the exons ATGCCCAGAAAGAAGGTGACGGCGGGCTCCGGCCCCGGGAATGGAGCCGCCCGGCCTGGAGGCAGGAAGAAAGCCGCGGCCTCGGGTAGGAAGAGAGACCGCGATGAGTTCAGCAGCGACGACGACGACCTGGACGGGAGCACGGGGTCCGACGGCGGCTTCCAGGCCTCAAACAATAAGCGGGGCCCCGGCAAGGGGGGCGGCAAATCCCCGGCGGCTGCCGTCATTGTGACCGAGCCCGAGCACAGCAAGGAGAAGATC AAACTGGAAGGTTCTAAAGCAAAAGGTCAACTCTTGATTTTTGGAGCAACCAACTGGGACTTGATTGGACGTAAAGAAGTGCCTAAACAGCAAG CTGCTTATCGTAACTTGGGTCAGAACCTCTGGGGGCCACACAGATATGGCTGTCTGACTGGTATACAAGTCCGGACTGTGGCTTCTGGTCCTTGTGCTGCTCACAGTCTGCTCATTACCACTGAAGGCAAGCTGTGGAGTTGGG GGCGCAATGAAAAGGGTCAACTGGGACATGGAGACATAAAACGAGTGGACGCCCCTAAACTCATCGAGAGTCTTAAGGAGGAAGCGTTCGTGTACGCGGCCTGTGGACGCAACCACACGCTGGCATTGACAG AGACCGGATCGGTGTACGGCTTTGGAGAAAACAAAATGGGTCAGCTCGGCCTAGGGAATAAAACAGACGCTGTGTCAAGTCCGGCTCAG ATCCTGTATAACGGGCAGCCCATCACTAAAGTGGCCTGTGGGGCTGAATTCAGTATGATAATGGACTGTAAAGGGAACCTGTACTCGTTCGGTTGTCCCGAGTATGGACAGTTAG GTCACAATTCTGACGGGAAGTACATCGCGCGGGCACAGAGAATCGAGTATGACTGCGAGCTGATACCGCGCAGAATTGCCATATTCATAGAAAAGACAAAGGATGGACAAGTTCTACCTGTGCCAAACGTGGTAGTGAGAGACATAGCCTGCGGTATCAACCATTCG TTGGTGCTGGACTCGCAGAAACGCGTCTTCTCCTGGGGCTTTGGTGGGTACGGCCGGCTGGGACACACTGAGCAGAAAGATGAGATGGTTCCACGACTGGTGAAACTGTTTGATTTCCCGGGGCGCGGAGCCGCTCAGATCTACGCTGGGTCTACTTGCTCTTTTGCCGTCAGCGAGATGG GAGGACTGTTCTTCTGGGGAGCTACAAACACATCTCGTGATTCCACCATGTACCCCAAAAGTGTGCAGGATCTGTGTGGTTGGAAAGTTCGTAACTTGGCCTGTGG GAAAAGCAGTATTATTGTGGCAGCGGATGAAAGCACAATCAGTTGGGGACCCTCGCCGACCTTTGGGGAGCTG GGCTATGGGGACAACAAGGCCAAATCCTCCACCACCGCTCAGGAAGTGAAAACTTTAGACGGGATCTACACGGAACAG GTCGCCATGGGCCACGCCCACACACTGATCGTTGCGCGGGATGAAACGGAGCAGGACCAAGAGAAGCTGAAGAAGCTCCCTGAATACAATCCTCGCACTCTGTGA
- the LOC142107739 gene encoding protein-arginine deiminase type-1-like: MSAGRAIPVSYLNPTYDVCVVGNETSIDIYRCVPKGAVSFDVRGTSSLDVVIVYNPINVNKPSKGEKWPLNKSIRVLVTPQLASKDTNDSKVKVYYYGKLGRDLLGSAMLYLTCVAVSLDVDVNRIGAVTRGAKKKDSWTWGPNGRGAVLLVNCDRDRNPYGLPDNQDMSMPNSADLKDMSPMVLTAEGPDEIFDDYKLILSISTPDSRRLKVYRIMKFRCTHVLGKGKLSYDVQREYRDEIKFYVEGLEFPDVDFSGLVYINLSFQKIGYGTEIFKERVVFRVAPWIMTPNTQKPLEVYVCNVNDNEDFVKMLRDFVKKSRCTLNECPYADNNGDKWIQDEMEFGYIEAPHKRFPVVLDSPRNRGLKNFPYKDVLGPDFGYVTREPEDDRTVNTLDAFGNLDVSPPVTAGGKVYPLGRILIGDGLSISNLHMNKIVTDFLQAQRVQVPVYLYSTWLYVSHIDEFLSFVLAPDRKGFRLLLASPRACLELFREKQREGHGSTLMFEELQIKTMTIDEILADKVLEKSSNICQEHIDMNRTIMKKELGLSEADIIDIPTLYKCNSSMNDAEAFFPNMVNMLVLGKQLGIPKPFGPKLNGTCCLEEKVRSLLEPMGLICTFIDDFATYHLNYGEVHCGTNVVRKPFSFKWWDCIL; this comes from the exons GTGTGTTCCAAAAGGGGCCGTTTCATTCGATGTCCGGGGAACGAGCTCATTGGACGTCGTTATTGTTTACAACCCCATTAATGTGAACAAACCCTCAAAAGGGGAAAAATGGCCCTTAAACAAAAGCATCAGAGTCCTGGTCACCCCTCAGCTGGCCAGTAAGGATACGAACGACAGCAAG GTTAAAGTTTACTATTATGGAAAACTTGGAAGAGATCTACTGGGCAGTGCCATGTTGTACCTGACGTGTGTTG CTGTTTCTCTGGATGTAGACGTAAATCGTATCGGAGCGGTGACCCGCGGGGCAAAAAAAAAG GATTCCTGGACTTGGGGGCCCAACGGGAGGGGAGCAGTTTTGCTGGTGAACTGCGATCGTGATCGAAACCCTTATGGTCTTCCTGACAACCAGGACATGTCAATGCCCAACAGTGCTG ATCTGAAGGACATGTCACCCATGGTCCTCACAGCTGAGGGTCCCGATGAGATCTTTGATGACTACAAATTGATCCTGTCCATATCCACACCTGACTCTAGAAGACTAAAGGTCTATCGTATCATGA AGTTCAGGTGCACACATGTCCTGGGGAAGGGTAAGCTGTCATATGATGTCCAGCGTGAGTATAGGGACGAGATAAAGTTCTATGTGGAGGGTCTGGAGTTCCCGGACGTTGACTTCTCGGGTCTGGTCTATATAAACCTCTCATTTCAGAAGATCGGATATGGG ACCGAGATCTTCAAAGAGCGGGTGGTCTTCAGAGTGGCACCATGGATCATGACCCCAAACACTCAGAAGCCCCTAGAGGTCTATGTCTGCAA TGTGAATGACAATGAGGACTTTGTAAAGATGTTAAGGGACTTTGTGAAGAAGTCGCGGTGTACGCTGAATGAATGCCCATACGCAGACAACAATGGGGACAAATGGATACAG GATGAGATGGAGTTTGGCTATATTGAAGCTCCTCACAAAAGATTCCCGGTCGTGTTGGACTCCCCAAGAAACAGAGGACTCAAAAACTTTCCCTATAAAGATGTTctg GGACCAGATTTTGGATATGTGACAAGGGAACCGGAAGACGACCGTACGGTGAACACTTTGGATGCATTTGGGAACCTGGATGTTAGTCCCCCTGTGACTGCCGGGGGGAAGGTTTACCCCCTAGGGAGGATCCTCATTGGGGATGGTCTTTCCAT CTCAAACCTGCACATGAATAAAATCGTCACAGACTTCCTGCAAGCTCAGCGGGTGCAGGTACCGGTCTATCTATACTCTACCTGGCTGTACGTCTCTCACATCGATGAATTCTTGAGCTTTGTACTGGCGCCCGACAGGAAG GGTTTCCGGCTGCTTTTAGCGAGTCCCAGAGCCTGTCTGGAGCTGTTCAGAGAGAAGCAGAGAGAGGGGCACGGGAGCACGCTCATGTTCGAAG aATTACAAATAAAGACAATGACCATTGATGAAATCCTGGCAGACAAGGTGTTGGAGAAGTCTTCAAATATCTGTCAG GAACACATTGACATGAACAGGACGATTATGAAGAAGGAGCTGGGACTGTCCGAGGCCGATATCATCGATATCCCTACACTGTACAAATGTAATTCCTCCATGAACGACGCAGAAGCCTTCTTTCCCAACATG GTGAACATGCTGGTCCTGGGCAAGCAGCTGGGGATTCCGAAACCATTTGGCCCGAAGCTGAACGGCACGTGTTGCTTAGAGGAGAAGGTGCGCTCATTACTGGAGCCAATGGGACTGATTTGTACCTTCATCGACGATTTCGCCACTTACCACCTGAACTATGGAGAAGTGCACTGTGGCACCAACGTTGTGCGGAAGCCATTTTCATTCAAGTGGTGGGACTGCATCCTCTAA